One genomic window of Elaeis guineensis isolate ETL-2024a chromosome 2, EG11, whole genome shotgun sequence includes the following:
- the LOC105033502 gene encoding cyclin-A3-1, which produces MADKENIVPRLTRALAKRAAASGSTAKSQPKDQPPAKRKRVALSELPTLSNAIIRPSPDLRATPSKPRQEDAKVSKIPPVDVPAAATDIDSDVEDPQMCGHYAKDIYQYLRSMEVEQKRRPLVNYIETIQTDVTANMRGVLVDWLVEVAEEYKLVSDTLYLTVSYIDRFLSFNALSRQKLQLLGVSSMLIASKYEEISPPHVEDFCYITDNTYTKQEVVKMESDILKFLKFEVGNPTTKTFLRRFTKAGQEEGKYPALLLEFLGSYLAELSLLDYGCVRFLPSVVAASAVFLARLTINPASHPWNETLQNNTGYRPSELKECVHAIHALQLNKKGSALVAIKDKYKQHRFKCVSALLPPSKIPTSYFEDLKE; this is translated from the exons ATGGCGGACAAGGAGAACATCGTCCCCCGCCTCACCCGCGCGTTGGCCAAGAGGGCGGCGGCCTCCGGCTCCACCGCCAAGTCCCAACCCAAGGACCAGCCCCCGGCTAAGAGGAAGCGTGTGGCCCTGAGCGAGCTCCCGACCCTATCCAACGCCATCATCCGCCCCTCCCCCGATCTCCGTGCCACCCCATCCAAGCCCAGGCAGGAAGATGCCAAGGTCTCGAAGATACCACCGGTGGATGTCCCCGCCGCCGCCACCGACATTGATTCCGATGTGGAGGATCCGCAAATGTGCGGGCACTACGCGAAGGATATATACCAGTACCTTCGATCCATGGAG GTGGAGCAGAAGAGAAGGCCGCTGGTGAATTATATTGAGACGATCCAGACCGATGTGACGGCGAATATGAGAGGGGTTTTGGTGGATTGGCTTGTCGAGGTTGCGGAGGAGTACAAACTTGTCTCGGATACCCTTTATCTCACTGTTTCGTATATCGATAGATTTCTTTCGTTCAATGCCCTCAGTAGGCAGAAGTTGCAGCTTCTCGGGGTGTCTTCGATGCTCATTGCCTC GAAATATGAAGAAATTAGCCCTCCTCATGTGGAAGACTTCTGTTATATTACTGATAACACTTACACAAAGCAAGAG GTGGTGAAGATGGAGAGTGACATACTAAAATTTCTCAAGTTTGAGGTGGGAAATCCTACTACTAAAACTTTTCTCAG GCGATTCACAAAGGCTGGACAAGAGGAAGGCAAA TATCCTGCTCTGCTACTGGAGTTCTTAGGCAGTTACCTGGCAGAGTTGAGCTTACTAGACTATGGCTGTGTCCGGTTCTTGCCATCAGTAGTTGCTGCTTCAGCTGTTTTTCTTGCAAGATTGACCATTAATCCAGCATCACACCCTTGG AATGAAACACTTCAAAACAACACTGGTTATCGGCCGTCTGAGCTAAAGGAGTGCGTCCATGCTATACATGCTTTACAATTGAACAAGAAGGGTTCTGCTTTGGTAGCTATCAAAGATAAGTACAAGCAGCACAGG TTCAAGTGTGTATCTGCATTGCTTCCTCCTTCAAAGATTCCTACATCATATTTCGAAGACCTCAAAGAATAG